A genomic segment from Glycine max cultivar Williams 82 chromosome 1, Glycine_max_v4.0, whole genome shotgun sequence encodes:
- the LOC102663577 gene encoding precursor of CEP5 has product MAQHKFLLCLILLALIIFCQGLHSIEGRYLKSDHEIIKHQYQMHSGISTTNVAALVADVSPPTPPSAAVPGRDNDNFRPTAPGHSPGVGHAAHN; this is encoded by the coding sequence ATGGCTCAACACAAGTTCCTCTTGTGTTTGATTTTGCTTGCATTGATCATTTTCTGCCAAGGGTTGCACTCCATTGAGGGCAGGTATCTAAAGTCTGATCATGAAATCATCAAACATCAATACCAAATGCATAGTGGCATTTCAACCACAAATGTAGCGGCGCTTGTTGCTGACGTGTCTCCACCAACGCCACCCTCCGCGGCGGTTCCAGGTCGTGACAATGATAATTTTAGACCCACCGCACCGGGTCACAGCCCCGGAGTTGGACATGCCGCTcacaactaa
- the LOC100789968 gene encoding methionine aminopeptidase 1D, chloroplastic/mitochondrial isoform X1, with protein sequence MASGASPQLQMRLKSSFIGDRLLRCSTSRHQPLPQLFRYNPGTKHVSMQLSRTLSGLTNLFFNRRNLDELPNSKRKRLRPGKVSPRRQVPKNIPRPPYVNSMIPPGIASGAEVHDKKGIECMRASGRLAAQVLQYAGTLVKPGITTDEIDQAVHQMIIDNGAYPSPLGYGSFPKSVCTSVNECICHGIPDSRALEDGDIINIDVTVYLNGYHGDTSATFYCGDVDDEAKKLVQVTKECLDKAISICAPGVEFKKIGKTIHDHADKYRYGVVRQFVGHGVGSVFHADPVILHYRNNESGRMVLNQTFTIEPMLTIGSINPVMWNDDWTVVTEDGSLSAQFEHTILITPDGAEIMTQC encoded by the exons ATGGCGAGCGGCGCCTCACCGCAACTGCAAATGAGGTTGAAGTCCTCTTTCATCGGAGATCGTCTCTTACGCTGTTCAACTTCAAGGCACCAACCTCTTCCTCAACTATTCCGTTACAACCCTG GAACCAAGCATGTTTCGATGCAGTTATCTAGAACACTTTCTGGCTTGACCAATCTCTTTTTTAATAGAAG AAATTTGGATGAATTGCCTAACAGCAAGCGTAAACGTCTGAGACCTGGGAAAGTTTCTCCGCGGCGACAGGTGCCGAAGAATATACCGAGGCCTCCGTATGTGAATTCTATGATTCCTCCAGGGATTGCCAGTGGAGCTGAAGTGCATGACAAGAAAGGGATAGAATGCATGAGAGCTTCTGGAAGGCTTGCAGCGCAGGTTCTTCAATATGCTGGCACCTTAGTTAAG CCAGGCATAACAACAGATGAAATTGACCAAGCAGTTCACCAAATGATAATTGATAATGGTGCATACCCATCTCCTCTCGGCTATGGTAGTTTTCCTAAGAGTGTCTGCACATCTGTAAATGAATGCATTTGCCATGGAATACCAGATTCCCGTGCCCTTGAG GATGGTGATATAATCAACATTGATGTTACTGTTTATCtaaat GGCTATCATGGGGACACATCAGCAACTTTCTATTGTGGAGATGTTGATGATGAAGCTAAAAAACTAGTTCAG GTAACTAAAGAATGCCTAGATAAAGCAATATCAATATGTGCACCAGGAGTGGAGTTCAAGAAAATTGGCAAAACAATTCA tGATCATGCAGATAAATATCGTTATGGTGTTGTCCGACAGTTTGTTGGCCATGGAGTTGGAAGTGTTTTTCATGCTGATCCTGTTATTCTTCACTATA GAAACAATGAAAGTGGACGAATGGTGCTAAATCAAACCTTTACAATTG AACCTATGCTGACTATTGGCAGCATCAATCCTGTGATGTGGAATGACGACTGGACAGTTGTAACGGAAGATGGAAGCCTTTCAGCACAGTTTGAACACACCATTCTGATAACACCTGACGGGGCTGAGATTATGACTCAATGCTGA
- the LOC100789968 gene encoding methionine aminopeptidase 1D, chloroplastic/mitochondrial isoform X2 yields the protein MASGASPQLQMRLKSSFIGDRLLRCSTSRHQPLPQLFRYNPGTKHVSMQLSRTLSGLTNLFFNRRNLDELPNSKRKRLRPGKVSPRRQVPKNIPRPPYVNSMIPPGIASGAEVHDKKGIECMRASGRLAAQVLQYAGTLVKPGITTDEIDQAVHQMIIDNGAYPSPLGYGSFPKSVCTSVNECICHGIPDSRALEDGDIINIDVTVYLNGYHGDTSATFYCGDVDDEAKKLVQVTKECLDKAISICAPGVEFKKIGKTIHDHADKYRYGVVRQFVGHGVGSVFHADPVILHYRNNESGRMVLNQTFTIDKARHRNRHR from the exons ATGGCGAGCGGCGCCTCACCGCAACTGCAAATGAGGTTGAAGTCCTCTTTCATCGGAGATCGTCTCTTACGCTGTTCAACTTCAAGGCACCAACCTCTTCCTCAACTATTCCGTTACAACCCTG GAACCAAGCATGTTTCGATGCAGTTATCTAGAACACTTTCTGGCTTGACCAATCTCTTTTTTAATAGAAG AAATTTGGATGAATTGCCTAACAGCAAGCGTAAACGTCTGAGACCTGGGAAAGTTTCTCCGCGGCGACAGGTGCCGAAGAATATACCGAGGCCTCCGTATGTGAATTCTATGATTCCTCCAGGGATTGCCAGTGGAGCTGAAGTGCATGACAAGAAAGGGATAGAATGCATGAGAGCTTCTGGAAGGCTTGCAGCGCAGGTTCTTCAATATGCTGGCACCTTAGTTAAG CCAGGCATAACAACAGATGAAATTGACCAAGCAGTTCACCAAATGATAATTGATAATGGTGCATACCCATCTCCTCTCGGCTATGGTAGTTTTCCTAAGAGTGTCTGCACATCTGTAAATGAATGCATTTGCCATGGAATACCAGATTCCCGTGCCCTTGAG GATGGTGATATAATCAACATTGATGTTACTGTTTATCtaaat GGCTATCATGGGGACACATCAGCAACTTTCTATTGTGGAGATGTTGATGATGAAGCTAAAAAACTAGTTCAG GTAACTAAAGAATGCCTAGATAAAGCAATATCAATATGTGCACCAGGAGTGGAGTTCAAGAAAATTGGCAAAACAATTCA tGATCATGCAGATAAATATCGTTATGGTGTTGTCCGACAGTTTGTTGGCCATGGAGTTGGAAGTGTTTTTCATGCTGATCCTGTTATTCTTCACTATA GAAACAATGAAAGTGGACGAATGGTGCTAAATCAAACCTTTACAATTG aTAAAGCACGTCACAGGAACCGACACCGTTAA
- the LOC100789437 gene encoding uncharacterized protein isoform X2 — MVEDMCFLYKEILVMKPPKRSPMLLRTAVIIFSMVCGVFIFSVCLKQISTQARTTFMDFKVIDNHSQSILKLMNTHLLHYPKPSSFSRNECAHNPVLFFAILSNQRSGSGWFETLLNSHVNVSSYGEIFSVRERRQNVSSILLTLDKVYNLDWFNSASKNECSAATGLKWMLNQGLVEHHKEIAEYFNHRRVSIIFLFRRNLLRRMVSMLANSYDRYAKLLNGTHKAHVHSAEEAEILSKYKPIINSTSLLDDLKDMEMRSAKALEYFNSTRHIIVYYEDLMRNHTLKDVQEFLGLPQMELTSRHVKIHRGPLSDHIQNWDDVNKTLKGTIYESFLEADY; from the exons ATGGTAGAAGACATGTGTTTCCTCTACAAG GAAATTCTTGTTATGAAGCCTCCAAAGAGATCACCAATGTTGTTAAGGACGGCAGTCATAATATTTTCGATGGTTTGTGGCGTTTTTATCTTCTCTGTATGTCTAAAGCAGATAAGCACCCAAGCTAGGACTACATTTATGGACTTCAAAGTCATTGACAACCATTCTCAGAGTATATTGAAGCTAATGAATACTCACCTACTACATTATCCCAAACCTTCATCCTTTAGCAG GAACGAGTGCGCTCATAATCCTGTATTATTCTTTGCCATATTGTCCAATCAGAGATCTGGTAGTGGGTGGTTTGAGACCCTTTTGAATAGCCACGTTAATGTAAGCTCCTATGGGGAGATATTTTCTGTTAGAGAGAGAAGGCAAAATGTTTCTTCAATTTTGCTGACTTTAGATAAAGTTTACAATTTGGACTGGTTCAATAGTGCTTCCAAGAATGAGTGCTCTGCTGCAACTGGTTTGAAGTGGATGCTTAATCAG GGATTGGTGGAGCACCATAAGGAAATAGCAGAATATTTCAATCATAGACGTGtttcaattatatttcttttccgGAGAAACTTGCTACGCAGGATGGTATCAATGCTAGCCAATTCATATGATCGTTATGCCAAGCTATTGAATGGAACGCACAAGGCTCATGTACACTCTGCAGAAGAG GCTGAGATTCTTTCGAAGTACAAGCCTATCATAAATTCTACATCATTGCTGGATGACTTGAAAGATATGGAGATGAGATCTGCTAAGGCTTTAGAATACTTCAACAGCACTCGGCATATAATTGTGTACTATGAGGATCTTATGAGAAATCACACT CTAAAAGACGTGCAAGAGTTTTTAGGATTGCCACAGATGGAGTTAACGAGCCGTCACGTTAAGATACATAGAGGACCATTGTCAGACCACATTCAGAACTGGGATGACGTTAACAAGACACTGAAAGGAACCATTTATGAGAGTTTTCTTGAAGCTGACTATTAG
- the LOC100789437 gene encoding uncharacterized protein isoform X1 has product MVEDMCFLYKEILVMKPPKRSPMLLRTAVIIFSMVCGVFIFSVCLKQISTQARTTFMDFKVIDNHSQSILKLMNTHLLHYPKPSSFSRNECAHNPVLFFAILSNQRSGSGWFETLLNSHVNVSSYGEIFSVRERRQNVSSILLTLDKVYNLDWFNSASKNECSAATGLKWMLNQGLVEHHKEIAEYFNHRRVSIIFLFRRNLLRRMVSMLANSYDRYAKLLNGTHKAHVHSAEEAEILSKYKPIINSTSLLDDLKDMEMRSAKALEYFNSTRHIIVYYEDLMRNHTKLKDVQEFLGLPQMELTSRHVKIHRGPLSDHIQNWDDVNKTLKGTIYESFLEADY; this is encoded by the exons ATGGTAGAAGACATGTGTTTCCTCTACAAG GAAATTCTTGTTATGAAGCCTCCAAAGAGATCACCAATGTTGTTAAGGACGGCAGTCATAATATTTTCGATGGTTTGTGGCGTTTTTATCTTCTCTGTATGTCTAAAGCAGATAAGCACCCAAGCTAGGACTACATTTATGGACTTCAAAGTCATTGACAACCATTCTCAGAGTATATTGAAGCTAATGAATACTCACCTACTACATTATCCCAAACCTTCATCCTTTAGCAG GAACGAGTGCGCTCATAATCCTGTATTATTCTTTGCCATATTGTCCAATCAGAGATCTGGTAGTGGGTGGTTTGAGACCCTTTTGAATAGCCACGTTAATGTAAGCTCCTATGGGGAGATATTTTCTGTTAGAGAGAGAAGGCAAAATGTTTCTTCAATTTTGCTGACTTTAGATAAAGTTTACAATTTGGACTGGTTCAATAGTGCTTCCAAGAATGAGTGCTCTGCTGCAACTGGTTTGAAGTGGATGCTTAATCAG GGATTGGTGGAGCACCATAAGGAAATAGCAGAATATTTCAATCATAGACGTGtttcaattatatttcttttccgGAGAAACTTGCTACGCAGGATGGTATCAATGCTAGCCAATTCATATGATCGTTATGCCAAGCTATTGAATGGAACGCACAAGGCTCATGTACACTCTGCAGAAGAG GCTGAGATTCTTTCGAAGTACAAGCCTATCATAAATTCTACATCATTGCTGGATGACTTGAAAGATATGGAGATGAGATCTGCTAAGGCTTTAGAATACTTCAACAGCACTCGGCATATAATTGTGTACTATGAGGATCTTATGAGAAATCACACT AAGCTAAAAGACGTGCAAGAGTTTTTAGGATTGCCACAGATGGAGTTAACGAGCCGTCACGTTAAGATACATAGAGGACCATTGTCAGACCACATTCAGAACTGGGATGACGTTAACAAGACACTGAAAGGAACCATTTATGAGAGTTTTCTTGAAGCTGACTATTAG